In Solanum pennellii chromosome 3, SPENNV200, a single window of DNA contains:
- the LOC107013696 gene encoding uncharacterized protein PAM68-like, translated as METLICLQIPNLFITNSFPLNQKLPIHFHKRINRTPNLQRTTWKLNAEAKGFGNGKPEISKKGNRRSNNNNDDSDEKIPTEIWERIIGRILFYVGAPLIGGVILLQIFDLIKQQKLLDLPIWLPFLTTFITFGASALGAAYGTLSASWDPGKQGSFIGLEEAQKNWVDMWAEDGADEEEENRWIN; from the coding sequence ATGGAAACTCTCATATGTCTTCAAATCCCAAATCTCTTCATTACAAACTCATTTCCATTGAATCAAAAACTCCCAATCCATTTTCATAAAAGAATAAACAGGACTCCGAATCTCCAACGAACCACATGGAAATTGAATGCCGAAGCAAAAGGCTTCGGCAATGGAAAAcctgaaatttcaaaaaagggaAACAGAAGGAGTAATAACAACAATGACGATAGCGACGAGAAAATTCCGACGGAGATATGGGAAAGGATTATCGGAAGGATTCTGTTTTACGTCGGAGCTCCGTTGATCGGCGGTGTGATTTTGCTGCAGATTTTCGATTTAATAAAGCAGCAGAAATTGTTGGATCTGCCAATTTGGTTGCCATTTTTGACGACGTTTATCACATTTGGGGCTTCAGCACTTGGAGCTGCTTATGGGACTTTGTCAGCCAGTTGGGATCCGGGGAAACAGGGCTCGTTTATTGGGCTAGAAGAAGCTCAGAAGAATTGGGTTGATATGTGGGCTGAAGATGGTgctgatgaagaagaagaaaataggTGGATTAATTAA
- the LOC107013046 gene encoding crooked neck-like protein 1: MASKLPRATRVKNKTPAPIQITAEQILREARERQETESRPPKQKITDQTELADYRLRRRKEFESLISRVGWNKSVWVKYAEWEESHKDLKRARSIWERALGIDALNRDHTIWLKYVHMEMKNKFVNHARNLWDRAVFRLPRVDQLWYKYIHMEEMIGNVAGARGIFERWMEWMPDQQGWFSYIKFELRYNEIERAREIFERLVQCHPKVSAWIRFAKFEMKNGEIGRARNCYERAVDKFADDDEDAEQLFVAFAEFEDKCRETDRARCIYKFALDHIPKGRAEDLYSKFLAFEKQYGDKEGIEDAIVGKRRFQYEDQVKENPRNYDTWFDYIRLEESVGNKERIREVYERAIANVPPAEEKRYWQRYIYLWINYALYEELDAQDMERTRHVYRECVKLIPHHKFSFAKIWLLAAQFEIRQLRLKEARLLLGEAIGRAPKDKIFKKYIEIELHFGNIDRCRKLYEKYLECSPENCYAWSKFAELENSLYETERARAVFELAIDQPALDFPELLWKAYIDFEISEGEFEKTRALYERLLNRTKHVKVWLSYAKFEASAMSSDINQKKKCLQHTRDVFERAASYLMNSAPELKEERVILLDEWIDIENSFGELGDANIVRAKLPKKLKKRRQIETEDGPAAYEEYIDYLFPEQITNNMKLLDSAYKWKKQRVASKD; the protein is encoded by the coding sequence ATGGCTTCAAAGCTTCCTAGAGCTACACGGGTGAAGAACAAAACCCCAGCCCCAATCCAAATCACGGCTGAGCAGATCCTCCGGGAAGCTAGAGAACGTCAAGAGACAGAAAGCAGACCGCCCAAACAGAAAATCACTGACCAAACTGAATTAGCTGATTACCGCCTTCGCAGGCGAAAGGAATTTGAATCCTTAATCAGCCGTGTAGGCTGGAACAAGAGTGTGTGGGTGAAATATGCTGAATGGGAAGAATCACACAAGGACTTGAAGCGTGCACGTTCAATCTGGGAACGTGCGCTTGGAATTGATGCACTTAACCGTGACCATACCATCTGGTTGAAGTATGTCCATATGGAGATGAAGAATAAGTTTGTTAATCATGCTCGTAATCTATGGGATCGAGCTGTTTTCCGTTTGCCTAGGGTTGATCAGTTGTGGTACAAGTATATTCATATGGAAGAGATGATCGGCAATGTAGCTGGCGCAAGAGGTATTTTTGAGAGGTGGATGGAGTGGATGCCGGACCAGCAAGGGTGGTTCTCTTACATTAAGTTTGAGTTGAGGTATAATGAAATAGAGAGGGCAAGAGAAATTTTCGAGAGACTCGTGCAGTGTCATCCCAAAGTTAGTGCTTGGATTAGGTTTGCAAAATTTGAGATGAAGAATGGGGAGATTGGGAGGGCAAGGAATTGTTATGAGAGGGCTGTGGATAAGTTTGCAGATGATGACGAAGATGCTGAGCAGTTGTTTGTGGCATTTGCAGAGTTTGAGGACAAGTGTAGGGAGACGGACAGGGCAAGGTGCATATATAAATTTGCACTTGATCACATACCAAAAGGGCGAGCTGAGGATTTGTACAGCAAGTTTCTGGCATTTGAAAAGCAGTATGGTGATAAGGAAGGTATTGAGGATGCTATAGTTGGAAAAAGGAGGTTTCAATATGAGGATCAAGTAAAGGAGAATCCACGTAACTATGATACGTGGTTTGATTATATTCGTCTAGAAGAGAGCGTTGGAAATAAAGAGAGGATTAGAGAGGTTTATGAGAGAGCCATCGCTAATGTTCCTCCTGCTGAAGAGAAGCGGTATTGGCAGCGATACATTTACTTATGGATTAATTATGCATTATATGAAGAGCTTGATGCACAAGACATGGAAAGGACCAGACATGTCTACAGGGAGTGTGTTAAGCTGATTCCGCATCACAAGTTCTCATTTGCAAAGATTTGGTTGTTGGCTGCCCAGTTTGAGATTCGGCAGTTAAGACTCAAGGAGGCGCGGCTATTACTTGGAGAAGCAATTGGAAGGGCTCCTAAAGACAAGATATTTAAGAAGTACATTGAGATAGAGCTGCATTTTGGGAACATAGACCGTTGCAGAAAGCTTTATGAGAAGTACTTAGAATGTTCACCTGAAAATTGCTATGCTTGGAGCAAATTCGCTGAGTTAGAGAATTCCTTGTATGAAACAGAGAGAGCCAGAGCTGTTTTTGAGCTTGCAATTGACCAACCTGCACTGGATTTTCCCGAGTTACTATGGAAGGCTTACATCGACTTTGAGATCTCTGAGGGTGAATTTGAAAAAACAAGAGCACTATATGAAAGACTTCTTAACCGCACAAAACATGTAAAGGTGTGGTTAAGTTACGCTAAGTTTGAGGCTTCAGCTATGAGTTCAGATATCAATCAGAAAAAGAAGTGCTTGCAACATACCAGAGATGTGTTCGAGAGGGCCGCTTCTTACCTGATGAATTCGGCACCTGAACTGAAGGAAGAAAGAGTAATACTTCTCGATGAATGGATAGATATTGAAAACAGTTTTGGTGAGCTTGGTGATGCCAATATAGTCCGTGCCAAACTACCAAAGAAACTGAAGAAGAGAAGACAAATAGAGACGGAGGATGGTCCAGCAGCATACGAGGAGTATATAGACTATCTTTTTCCTGAGCAGATTACTAATAATATGAAACTCTTGGACTCTGCTTATAAATGGAAGAAGCAGCGAGTTGCATCCAAGGATTAg
- the LOC107013047 gene encoding crooked neck-like protein 1 — MASKLPRATRVKNKTPAPIQITAEQILREARERQETESRPPKQKITDQTELADYRLRRRKEFESLISRVGWNKSVWVKYAEWEESHKDLKRARSIWERALGIDALNRDHTIWLKYVHMEMKNKFVNHARNLWDRAVFRLPRVDQLWYKYIHMEEMIGNVAGARGIFERWMEWMPDQQGWFSYIKFELRYNEIERAREIFERLVQCHPKVSAWIRFAKFEMKNGEIGRARNCYERAVDKFADDDEDAEQLFVAFAEFEDKCRETDRARCIYKFALDHIPKGRAEDLYSKFLAFEKQYGDKEGIEDAIVGKRRFQYEDQVKKNPRNYDTWFDYIRLEESVGNKERIREVYERAIANVPPAEEKRYWQRYIYLWINYALYEELDAQDMERTRHVYRECVKLIPHHKFSFAKIWLLAAQFEIRQLRLKEARLLLGEAIGRAPKDKIFKKYIEIELHFGNIDRCRKLYEKYLECSPENCYAWSKFAELENSLYETERARAVFELAIDQPALDFPELLWKAYIDFEISEGEFEKTRALYERLLNRTKHVKVWLSYAKFEASAMSSDINQKKKCLQHTRDVFERAVSYLINSAPKLKEERVILLEEWIDMENSFGELGDANIVRAKLPKKLKKRRQIETEDGPAAYEEYIDYLFPEQITNNMKLLDSAYNWKKQRVASKD, encoded by the coding sequence ATGGCTTCAAAGCTTCCTAGAGCTACACGGGTGAAGAACAAAACCCCAGCCCCAATCCAAATCACGGCTGAGCAGATCCTCCGGGAAGCTAGAGAACGTCAAGAGACAGAAAGCAGACCGCCCAAACAGAAAATCACTGACCAAACTGAATTAGCTGATTACCGCCTTCGCAGGCGAAAGGAATTTGAATCCTTAATCAGCCGTGTAGGCTGGAACAAGAGTGTGTGGGTGAAATATGCTGAATGGGAAGAATCACACAAGGACTTGAAGCGTGCACGTTCAATCTGGGAACGTGCGCTTGGAATTGATGCACTTAACCGTGACCATACCATCTGGTTGAAGTATGTCCATATGGAGATGAAGAATAAGTTTGTTAATCATGCTCGTAATCTATGGGATCGAGCTGTTTTCCGTTTGCCTAGGGTTGATCAGTTGTGGTACAAGTATATTCATATGGAAGAGATGATCGGCAATGTAGCTGGCGCAAGAGGTATTTTTGAGAGGTGGATGGAGTGGATGCCGGACCAGCAAGGGTGGTTCTCTTACATTAAGTTTGAGTTGAGGTATAATGAAATAGAGAGGGCAAGAGAAATTTTCGAGAGACTCGTGCAGTGTCATCCCAAAGTTAGTGCTTGGATTAGGTTTGCAAAATTTGAGATGAAGAATGGGGAGATTGGGAGGGCAAGGAATTGTTATGAGAGGGCTGTGGATAAGTTTGCAGATGATGACGAAGATGCTGAGCAGTTGTTTGTGGCATTTGCAGAGTTTGAGGACAAGTGTAGGGAGACGGACAGGGCAAGGTGCATATATAAATTTGCACTTGATCACATACCAAAAGGGCGAGCTGAGGATTTGTACAGCAAGTTTCTGGCATTTGAAAAGCAGTATGGTGATAAGGAAGGTATTGAGGATGCTATAGTTGGAAAAAGGAGGTTTCAATATGAGGATCAAGTGAAGAAGAATCCACGTAACTATGATACGTGGTTTGATTATATTCGTCTAGAAGAGAGCGTTGGAAATAAAGAGAGGATTAGAGAGGTTTATGAGAGAGCCATTGCTAATGTTCCTCCTGCTGAAGAGAAGCGGTATTGGCAGCGATACATTTACTTATGGATTAATTATGCATTATATGAAGAGCTTGATGCACAAGACATGGAAAGGACCAGACATGTCTACAGGGAGTGTGTTAAGCTGATTCCGCATCACAAGTTCTCATTTGCAAAGATTTGGTTGTTGGCTGCCCAGTTTGAGATTCGGCAGTTAAGACTCAAGGAGGCGCGGCTATTACTTGGAGAAGCAATTGGAAGGGCTCCTAAAGACAAGATATTTAAGAAGTACATTGAGATAGAGCTGCATTTTGGGAACATAGACCGTTGCAGAAAGCTTTATGAGAAGTACTTAGAATGTTCACCTGAAAATTGCTATGCTTGGAGCAAATTCGCTGAGTTAGAGAATTCCTTGTATGAAACAGAGAGAGCCAGAGCTGTTTTTGAGCTTGCAATTGACCAACCTGCACTGGATTTTCCCGAGTTACTATGGAAGGCTTACATCGACTTTGAGATCTCTGAGGGTGAATTTGAAAAAACAAGAGCACTATATGAAAGACTTCTTAACCGCACAAAACATGTAAAGGTGTGGTTAAGTTACGCTAAGTTTGAGGCTTCAGCTATGAGTTCAGATATCAATCAGAAAAAGAAGTGCTTGCAACATACCAGAGATGTGTTCGAGAGGGCCGTTTCTTACCTGATAAATTCGGCACCTAAACTGAAGGAAGAAAGAGTAATACTTCTCGAAGAATGGATAGATATGGAAAACAGTTTTGGTGAGCTTGGTGATGCCAATATAGTCCGTGCCAAACTACCAAAGAAACTGAAGAAGAGAAGACAAATAGAGACGGAGGATGGTCCAGCAGCATACGAGGAGTATATAGACTATCTTTTTCCTGAGCAGATTACTAATAATATGAAACTCTTGGACTCTGCTTATAATTGGAAGAAGCAGCGAGTTGCATCCAAGGATTAG